From one Planococcus citri chromosome 3, ihPlaCitr1.1, whole genome shotgun sequence genomic stretch:
- the LOC135840364 gene encoding speckle-type POZ protein B-like, translating to MTDNLCTTDIRVDKVKFTWVINQFTFHVRKAKVLKSSPFSSATNKEFEWILKLGLDKLVPNEKNDISLFLSLSSSSKKVFARYFVTAYGDQHKKLKTVRDTVGTEYNGSITSWGWNCFLQYDQNFKNSLTENKLTIVCEIEFSEMNKESETFKRCKPEDPRCDTLSEGFESLLKNEELVDVKLSVKNKDYPAHKSILAARSPVFAAMFRHKTIENEENRVIIEDIGEDIMDKMLTYIYTGECENVDNMAHELIEAADKYALDGLKIICSEALCKTLTVENASNVLVMADLRGMKDLKDKVIAFVSCNFAEVLDTETWRNILLTYPELVNAVCKGVANRQGCTKMCVLKIKPKKSLFFVLKQFFSLVYNYVFA from the coding sequence ATGACTGATAATTTGTGTACCACTGATATTCGAGTCGACAAAGTGAAATTCACATGGGTTATTAATCAATTTACTTTCCATGTGAGAAAAGCAAAAGTATTGAAATCATCGCCCTTTTCATCGGCTACGAACAAGGAATTTGAATGGATCCTGAAGCTCGGACTTGATAAACTTGTacccaatgaaaaaaatgatatttcactatttttgagtTTGAGTAGCAGTAGCAAAAAAGTATTTGCTAGATACTTCGTTACAGCTTACGGTGATCAACATAAAAAACTTAAAACTGTACGCGACACAGTTGGTACAGAATATAACGGCTCGATCACAAGTTGGGGCTGGAATTGTTTTCTACAATAcgatcaaaacttcaaaaattctctaacTGAGAATAAACTGACGATCGTTTGCGAAATAGAGTTCTCTGAGATGAACAAAGAGAGCGAAACTTTTAAGCGTTGTAAGCCCGAAGATCCCAGGTGCGATACTCTTTCTGAAGGTTTCGAATCGTTGTTGAAAAACGAAGAGCTCGTAGATGTTAAGCTTTCTGTCAAGAATAAAGATTACCCAGCACATAAATCCATTTTGGCTGCTCGAAGCCCGGTTTTCGCAGCCATGTTTAGACATAAAACGATAGAAAACGAAGAAAATCGTGTAATTATCGAAGATATCGGCGAAGACATTATGGATAAAATGTTGACATACATTTACACAGGAGAATGTGAGAATGTCGATAACATGGCGCACGAATTAATCGAAGCTGCCGATAAATACGCGTTGGAtggattgaaaataatttgcaGCGAAGCATTGTGCAAAACGTTGACCGTGGAAAACGCGTCCAATGTTCTGGTAATGGCAGATCTGCGTGGTATGAAAGATCTAAAAGATAAAGTGATTGCATTCGTAAGTTGTAATTTCGCTGAAGTATTGGACACGGAAACCTGGAGGAATATTTTACTGACGTATCCCGAATTAGTAAACGCAGTTTGTAAGGGAGTAGCTAATAGGCAAGGCTGTACAAAAatgtgtgttttgaaaataaaaccaaaaaaaagtcttttttttgttttaaaacagtttttttcgcTTGTTTATAACTATGTGTTCgcttaa
- the LOC135840354 gene encoding speckle-type POZ protein B-like — MSNSCTTDIRVDELEFTWIINHFAFHVIKAKALQSLPFSSVTNKEFKWILTLELDKLVPNEKDDIPLYLYLISRSKKAIARLSFTAYGDQHKKLIRTARDIIAYDGTSVTNWGWKRFLKYDQNIKNSLTEDKLTIVCKVEFSEMNEVSETSQRCEPEVPKCNTLSEDFESLLKNQELVDVKLYVINKDYPAHKSILAARSPVFAAMFRHKTTENEENRVIIKDIGEDVMDEMLRYIYTGKCENVDNMAYELMEAADKYALDGLKMICGEALCKTLTVENASNILVLADLRGMKDLKTKVITFISSNFAKVLDTETWKNILAAYPELVNEVCKGVASR; from the coding sequence ATGTCTAATTCGTGTACCACTGATATTCGAGTCGACGAATTGGAATTCACGTGGATTATTAATCATTTTGCTTTCCACGTGATAAAAGCAAAAGCATTGCAATCATTGCCCTTTTCATCGGTTACAAACAAGGAATTTAAGTGGATTCTGACACTCGAACTTGATAAACTTGTACCGAATGAAAAAGATGATATTCCACTATATTTGTATTTAATTAGCCGCAGCAAAAAAGCAATCGCAAGACTCTCCTTTACAGCTTACGGTGATCAACATAAAAAACTAATTAGAACAGCGCGCGATATTATAGCATATGACGGCACGTCGGTCACAAATTGGGGTTggaaacgttttttaaaatacgatcaaaatatcaaaaattctctaacTGAGGATAAACTGACAATTGTTTGCAAGGTAGAATTCTCCGAGATGAATGAAGTAAGCGAAACTTCTCAGCGTTGTGAACCCGAAGTTCCCAAGTGCAATACTCTTTCTGAAGATTTCGAATCGTTGTTAAAAAACCAAGAGCTCGTAGACGTTAAGCTTTATGTCATAAATAAAGATTATCCAGCCCATAAATCCATTTTGGCTGCTCGAAGCCCGGTTTTCGCAGCCATGTTCAGACACAAAACGACAGAAAACGAAGAAAATCGCGTAATTATTAAAGATATCGGCGAAGACGTTATGGATGAAATGTTGAGATACATTTATACGGGAAAATGCGAGAATGTTGATAACATGGCGTACGAATTAATGGAAGCTGCTGATAAATACGCGTTGGATGGATTAAAAATGATTTGCGGCGAAGCATTATGCAAAACGTTGACCGTGGAAAATGCGTCCAATATTTTAGTATTGGCAGATCTGCGTGGAATGAAAGATCTAAAAACTAAAGTGATTACATTCATAAGTTCTAATTTCGCCAAAGTATTGGACACGGAAACTTGGAAGAATATTTTAGCGGCGTATCCCGAATTAGTGAACGAAGTTTGTAAGGGAGTAGCTAGTAGGTAG